One window from the genome of Paenibacillus azoreducens encodes:
- a CDS encoding serine hydrolase yields the protein MRDFAARLFIKPCGLLSAIFVACLLMPPAAYASESGRQPEGPQDAHEVETFMDNFFKREDIKKTLAGAVVTVVQGDKRLLAKGYGFSDKKRREPVDPDKTLFRLASISKTFTATAVMQLAEENKIDLDSDIGMYLKAMTIPNRTGGPLTLKHLMTHSSGFDRTEADADEGDPQEVYPLETFIKDNIPTIVRKPGEAFRYDNYAFDLMGYIVQNVAGKPFENAVEDRIFKPLGMRNSYFALTPDIEKRLATPYDGEGKPLPQYATLPNNSPDGGLISTGSDMARFMIAELNNGQEGRTSILKKKSLQEMQRLGFSIHPDIPGVGYGFESSYPDLASGEYVIDKSGASSGFQSHFWLLPDRKTGLFIALNSVQNARTLQRELFRSFMDHYFPRSHQAESLEPAIRQSKEQLARLEGNYRDLRIPMWHYSISAEDGGIMVTDAYGVHRLTPLKELLFVDGEGRKAAFKENERGDIVYFSYNKADSWSEKLPEAKRFIDVPEDHPYAKFIEYVQQQGMLAKEDNQRFFPDQPITRAQFIGQLMALSGLPLSESPAAFRDSADSPYAAEIQTALEMGLVNGTKERRFEPDRFIARQEAAVIMSRALLLQFGSAGAAAQTAELMSGTDPWALAGVETVVARGYFGPEVARNENGKVDYRPKQPMLRQEAAAMFYHFP from the coding sequence ATGCGAGATTTTGCCGCCCGCTTGTTCATAAAGCCCTGTGGGCTGTTGAGCGCCATATTCGTCGCGTGCTTGCTGATGCCGCCGGCAGCTTACGCATCCGAATCCGGACGACAGCCGGAAGGCCCCCAGGATGCTCATGAGGTTGAAACCTTCATGGATAATTTTTTCAAGCGGGAAGACATCAAAAAGACGCTTGCAGGTGCTGTCGTCACCGTCGTCCAGGGAGATAAGCGGCTGCTTGCAAAAGGGTACGGTTTTTCCGATAAAAAGCGCCGCGAGCCGGTCGACCCGGACAAAACGCTGTTTCGCCTGGCTTCGATCTCCAAAACCTTTACGGCTACGGCCGTCATGCAGTTGGCGGAAGAAAATAAGATCGATCTGGACAGCGATATCGGCATGTATTTAAAAGCAATGACCATTCCCAATCGGACCGGTGGGCCGCTGACACTGAAACATCTGATGACGCATTCCAGCGGTTTTGACCGGACGGAGGCAGATGCGGATGAAGGCGACCCGCAGGAGGTTTATCCGCTGGAAACATTTATCAAAGACAATATCCCGACCATTGTCCGCAAACCCGGGGAGGCGTTCCGGTACGACAATTACGCGTTTGATCTGATGGGTTATATCGTCCAAAACGTGGCGGGAAAGCCTTTCGAAAATGCTGTAGAGGATCGTATATTCAAACCGCTCGGGATGAGGAACAGCTATTTCGCATTAACTCCCGATATTGAGAAACGTCTTGCGACTCCTTATGACGGCGAAGGCAAGCCGCTTCCTCAATATGCCACGTTGCCAAACAATTCGCCTGACGGCGGGCTGATCTCCACGGGCTCGGATATGGCCCGGTTCATGATTGCGGAGCTGAATAACGGTCAAGAAGGCCGGACTTCCATTCTGAAAAAGAAATCGCTGCAGGAAATGCAGCGGCTCGGATTTTCGATCCATCCGGATATCCCCGGGGTTGGGTACGGTTTCGAATCGTCGTATCCAGATCTCGCGAGTGGAGAATACGTCATCGACAAAAGCGGCGCTTCCTCCGGATTCCAATCGCATTTTTGGCTGCTGCCGGACAGGAAAACCGGACTTTTTATTGCCCTGAACAGCGTGCAAAATGCCAGAACACTGCAAAGGGAGCTATTCCGGAGCTTCATGGATCATTATTTCCCGCGTTCCCATCAAGCGGAATCCCTCGAACCTGCTATTCGCCAATCCAAGGAGCAGCTTGCGCGTTTGGAAGGAAATTACCGCGATTTGCGGATACCGATGTGGCATTATTCGATTTCTGCGGAAGACGGGGGGATTATGGTCACCGATGCTTACGGCGTTCACCGCCTGACTCCGTTGAAGGAATTGCTGTTTGTCGACGGGGAAGGGAGAAAAGCCGCTTTTAAGGAAAACGAACGGGGAGACATCGTGTATTTTTCTTACAACAAAGCGGACAGCTGGTCGGAGAAATTGCCCGAAGCGAAGCGGTTTATCGATGTACCGGAGGACCATCCTTATGCGAAATTCATCGAATACGTTCAGCAGCAAGGCATGCTTGCCAAAGAAGACAACCAGAGGTTTTTCCCGGATCAGCCCATCACGCGCGCCCAATTTATCGGACAACTGATGGCTTTATCCGGACTGCCCCTTTCCGAGTCGCCTGCGGCTTTCCGGGATTCCGCCGATAGCCCGTATGCGGCCGAGATTCAGACGGCTTTGGAAATGGGACTCGTAAACGGAACGAAGGAGCGGCGGTTCGAACCCGACCGGTTTATCGCCCGCCAGGAAGCGGCGGTTATCATGTCGCGCGCTCTGCTGCTCCAATTCGGTTCGGCCGGAGCAGCTGCGCAAACAGCAGAGCTTATGAGCGGAACCGACCCATGGGCTTTGGCAGGCGTGGAAACGGTTGTAGCCCGTGGATATTTTGGGCCAGAAGTGGCTAGGAATGAAAATGGAAAGGTGGATTACCGCCCCAAACAACCGATGCTGCGCCAGGAAGCAGCCGCGATGTTCTACCATTTTCCCTGA
- a CDS encoding sensor histidine kinase, which produces MNGKIVRRFKPKISLLIAVSMIGYALLAFYIHYMSIKSPFIGIHVRQESGSGFSVDFLEERGKAGDWDIEPGDRILSIKGAPHPKLLDTGNGQLLSKADLVVVRKMNGTRLEFGNAVSSGDIIQTIFSVLVELTLLGIGCYAVLLMPESRIMRLFYILNWTMALSILTQFSYEHSLSEILISFISVWMPYLLLSFYLSFVFRTTYSRFKRFLLLYKGYSALFSAWIAYSIMMELDMDKWAVDLMNFTVVAALFALAYITLAYWKEFERIEKNQLRVLIGGLFLSLLPYMFLYAVPVLIGGDYVIPVQFTLIGLVPFSCTIMYLLTARSMIAAPVDLPRLVIHCFYAGTVFVLFFFASKGGGILSTCLLFIVFVLATWAHLQVLRRFPRRTEKRAEWLERQRRLLSLQVANKKHGKTLSGLDSERRISDLASDSRNLLEAQQSERMRITYFLHDHLLQNLIFLSRDLEELHDTGLAEQERVAVWLKCLYDSQRDIRTMCDDIYPHIIEQGDLKEALQWLIRTMRQKGDIAMELVYELPPGEPKDEWIKTNLFRVVREFVHNVFKHSRASEMSVRLWPERHGICCSVRDNGIGFDIDSVLAPSPAAKKSFGLLSAYSQIRYLGGDADIQSAPGEGTVIKIYLPLGKEEELHA; this is translated from the coding sequence ATGAACGGGAAAATCGTTCGCCGGTTTAAACCTAAAATAAGCCTTCTGATTGCCGTATCGATGATCGGTTATGCCCTCTTGGCATTTTACATTCATTATATGTCGATAAAATCCCCATTCATCGGCATACATGTCCGGCAAGAGTCTGGGTCCGGCTTTAGCGTTGACTTTTTGGAGGAAAGAGGAAAGGCCGGAGATTGGGATATTGAGCCAGGTGACCGTATTTTGTCCATCAAAGGCGCTCCTCATCCGAAGCTGCTGGATACCGGAAACGGACAATTGCTGAGCAAAGCAGACCTCGTCGTCGTAAGGAAAATGAACGGAACGAGGCTCGAATTCGGCAATGCCGTTTCTTCGGGCGATATTATTCAAACGATATTTTCCGTCTTGGTAGAGCTGACCCTGCTTGGAATCGGGTGTTATGCCGTCCTGCTCATGCCGGAGTCGCGGATCATGCGCCTGTTTTATATCCTGAACTGGACGATGGCGCTGAGTATTCTGACGCAATTTTCTTATGAGCACAGCCTATCCGAGATTTTAATTTCTTTTATTTCCGTCTGGATGCCGTATCTGCTTCTTTCCTTCTATCTATCCTTCGTATTCCGCACCACTTACAGCCGATTCAAGAGGTTTTTGCTGCTTTATAAGGGGTATTCGGCCTTGTTTTCCGCATGGATTGCATATTCGATTATGATGGAGCTCGACATGGATAAATGGGCAGTGGATTTAATGAATTTTACCGTGGTTGCAGCGCTGTTTGCGCTTGCGTACATCACGCTCGCTTATTGGAAAGAGTTCGAGCGCATCGAGAAAAACCAGCTGCGTGTCCTTATCGGCGGGCTTTTTCTAAGTCTGCTGCCGTATATGTTCCTGTACGCCGTTCCGGTGCTGATCGGTGGGGATTATGTCATCCCCGTCCAGTTTACGCTTATTGGGCTCGTTCCCTTTTCGTGTACAATCATGTATCTCCTGACTGCGCGAAGCATGATTGCTGCTCCGGTTGATCTGCCGCGCCTGGTCATCCACTGTTTTTATGCGGGAACGGTTTTCGTATTGTTTTTCTTTGCTTCCAAGGGAGGAGGGATCCTTTCAACATGCTTGCTTTTTATCGTGTTCGTCCTTGCCACCTGGGCGCATCTGCAAGTTTTGCGAAGATTTCCGCGTCGAACCGAGAAACGGGCTGAGTGGCTCGAAAGGCAAAGACGGCTGTTGTCGCTGCAGGTCGCGAATAAGAAGCATGGAAAAACGTTATCCGGGTTGGACTCGGAGAGGCGGATCAGCGACCTGGCTTCGGACAGCCGCAACCTGCTTGAGGCCCAGCAATCGGAACGGATGCGCATCACGTACTTTTTGCATGACCATCTCCTGCAGAATTTGATATTTTTGTCGCGGGATCTGGAAGAGCTGCATGACACGGGTCTGGCGGAACAAGAACGGGTCGCTGTCTGGCTCAAATGCCTTTATGACTCGCAGCGGGATATCCGGACCATGTGCGACGACATTTATCCGCATATTATCGAACAAGGAGACCTGAAAGAAGCGCTGCAGTGGTTGATTCGAACCATGCGGCAAAAAGGGGACATCGCAATGGAGCTGGTCTACGAACTTCCTCCCGGGGAGCCGAAAGACGAATGGATCAAAACCAATCTATTCCGCGTGGTCCGCGAATTCGTGCACAATGTGTTCAAACATTCCCGCGCTTCGGAGATGAGCGTCCGTCTGTGGCCGGAACGGCATGGAATTTGCTGCAGCGTCCGCGATAATGGCATCGGATTCGACATCGATTCGGTTTTAGCGCCTTCGCCGGCAGCGAAGAAAAGCTTCGGTCTCTTGTCGGCTTACAGCCAGATCCGCTATTTAGGCGGGGATGCGGATATTCAATCGGCGCCAGGGGAAGGAACGGTTATTAAGATTTATTTGCCGCTTGGAAAGGAGGAGGAACTTCATGCCTGA